From Penicillium psychrofluorescens genome assembly, chromosome: 6, one genomic window encodes:
- a CDS encoding uncharacterized protein (ID:PFLUO_009103-T1.cds;~source:funannotate) produces the protein MPDETEPLLPRYEDDTSRQRQLHQKLHSYQMIRALSEGYMPSTEQTIANLRTLLASDVLSVRNQDIGSVGRQLVRDCRLWIQVFIEFVRDKNSQDQLQEFLWHLSRSRASLDSSRVSEQAGKIKARADTKAAYDSFRTVGSLLLTNSDFRLFVDDIATVGRQIFADTATSLSESSKQVAEQLQPSEQEQAAVQGAGADQDRAVSKEEIKEEAAHIAEVAGEGVSRTGRQAAESAKEHLSGQERDTLLYRLKQAVLKLRERSDYSDSVSTISKLVQRYAKLYSTAAEETASAAQEDIDINADLKQAVDQFWELLRLFGSAEEWDRLREKFHNVLRHANKDPEFEKLMEEAGASLRDMLTDPAFFDDVPQKLDELKERSEKVGSETNLRKDVDELLAQTKRTLRMVPDDSAVSKVIDATNKLYKDAWDVYNDKTTDLPADLANVFFPLFLRSIQYIPIPRLEVSAPELDLLVENIILEPGHTVNYSSFLPYRMHIGTRNDIEIVKKHSKRTETGIKTAFTATVQGLNISAQDFGYWLRTHAGLIFHLKDEGIASFYLDRRGVDISLDVEVGRGNLEQIFTLRGVRVRIHKLDYTVQRSKWRFLLWLVKPFVKHLVRRVLEKKIAEEIVAAAFALNRELVFARERLRAARIANPQDLTTFIRAVLARLKPAPNPDVEARVGIDAPKTGVFKGVYAPGSIVKTWHEEATRAQEAIEDGDESHGLGRTWRNDIFDVAGTNL, from the exons ATGCCGGACGAAACAGAGCCTCTCCTCCCTCGCTATGAGGATGACACCtcccgccagcgccagctcCACCAGAAGCTGCACTCCTACCAGATGATCCGCGCCCTGTCCGAGGGGTACATGCCATCCACCGAACAGACCATCGCCAATCTGCGCACCCTGCTAGCATCCGACGTACTCAGTGTCCGTAACCAGGACATCGGCAGTGTGGGGCGACAGCTGGTGCGCGACTGCCGCCTGTGGATTCAGGTCTTCATCGAGTTTGTGCGGGACAAGAACAGTCAGGATCAGCTGCAGGAGTTTCTATGGCATCTTTCCCGGTCTAGAGCCTCGCTGGATAGCTCCCGCGTGTCCGAGCAGGCGGGCAAGATCAAGGCACGCGCGGATACCAAAGCTG CGTACGATAGCTTTCGCACGGTGGGATCTTTGCTGCTGACCAACTCCGATTTCCGTCTTTTCGTCGATGATATTGCCACAGTTGGCCGCCAGATCTTCGCTGACACTGCCACGTCCCTGTCCGAATCATCCAAGCAAGTCGCCGAACAACTTCAACCTTCAGAGCAGGAACAAGCAGCCGTTCAAGGTGCCGGGGCCGATCAGGATCGTGCGGTGTCgaaggaagagatcaaggaggaggctgctCATATAGCGGAGGTAGCCGGCGAAGGAGTCTCTCGCACCGGCCGCCAGGCAGCGGAGAGCGCAAAGGAGCATCTATCTGGCCAAGAGAGGGATACATTGCTCTACCGGTTGAAACAGGCAGTCCTGAAACTGCGCGAGAGATCCGACTACTCCGACTCTGTTTCAACCATCTCAAAATTGGTCCAGCGCTATGCCAAGCTCTATTCAACTGCTGCTGAAGAGACAGCGAGCGCTGCACAGGAAGACATCGATATCAATGCCGACTTGAAGCAAGCCGTGGATCAATTCTGGGAGCTTCTCAGGCTGTTCGGAAGCGCAGAGGAATGGGACCGACTGCGAGAAAAGTTCCACAATGTCCTGCGCCATGCCAACAAGGACCCTGAATTTGAAAAACTGATGGAAGAAGCGGGTGCCTCATTGCGAGACATGCTTACCGACCCGGCATTTTTTGACGATGTGCCGCAGAAACTCGACGAGCTGAAAGAGCGGTCTGAAAAGGTGGGCTCGGAGACGAACCTACGCAAAGATGTAGACGAGTTGCTGGCGCAAACCAAACGGACTTTGCGTATGGTTCCTGATGATTCAGCTGTGTCCAAGGTCATTGACGCAACCAATAAGCTTTATAAAGATGCGTGGGATGTCTATAATGACAAGACAACCGACCTTCCAGCAGACTTGGCCAATGTTTTCTTCCCGCTTTTCTTGCGAAGCATCCAATATATCCCCATCCCGCGATTGGAGGTTTCCGCGCCGGAGCTGGATCTACTTGTTGAGAACATAATCCTGGAGCCGGGCCACACGGTCAACTACTCTTCATTCCTTCCCTACCGCATGCACATCGGCACTCGCAACGACATCGAAATTGTCAAGAAACATTCGAAGCGCACAGAGACAGGCATCAAAACCGCATTCACAGCAACAGTTCAAGGTCTGAACATCAGCGCTCAGGATTTCGGGTACTGGCTCCGCACGCACGCAGGTTTAATCTTCCACCTCAAAGACGAAGGTATTGCCAGCTTCTACCTCGATCGTCGCGGTGTCGACATCTCCCTCGACGTAGAAGTTGGCCGTGGCAACTTGGAGCAGATCTTCACATTGCGCGGAGTGCGGGTCCGCATCCACAAGCTTGACTACACAGTCCAGCGTAGCAAGTGGAGGTTCCTCCTGTGGCTAGTCAAGCCATTCGTGAAACACCTCGTCCGTCGcgttctggagaagaagatcgccgaggagatcGTGGCTGCGGCCTTTGCACTGAATCGAGAACTGGTTTTTGCTCGCGAGCGTCTTCGCGCTGCCCGCATTGCAAACCCGCAGGATCTAACTACTTTCATCAGAGCTGTGCTAGCACGACTGAAGCCGGCGCCTAATCCGGATGTGGAAGCCAGAGTGGGGATTGATGCGCCGAAAACTGGCGTATTCAAGGGTGTTTATGCCCCTGGAAGTATTGTTAAGACGTGGCATGAGGAGGCCACTCGGGCTCAAGAAGCTATcgaggatggggatgagaGTCATGGTCTGGGACGGACGTGGAGGAATGACATCTTTGATGTTGCTGGAACGAATTTGTAG
- a CDS encoding uncharacterized protein (ID:PFLUO_009104-T1.cds;~source:funannotate) has product MARFPSQQQSRPVHATTFMNQPAPSPDAANYDTANPSYIRKYLRTYGLTPPRAESYETQKTRCLAQLGLKNTEIDKFLYLSTLRKNNVHLFYRLVTDHLRELTPLIYTPVVGEACQRWSEIYQQPEGMYLSWEDKGNLAAVIANWPQSHVEITCITDGSRILGLGDLGINGMGIPIGKLALYTACAGIRPEATLPLTLDLGTSNKTLREDPLYMGSRRDKLRPEEELEFMDELMAALTERWPGIVIQFEDFKNPFPALERYQGLYTCFNDDIQGTGAVILGGVINAVKRSGLPCKDHRAVFLGAGSAGVGVAKQIVEFFMREGMTEDEARSCFYLVDTKGLVTADRGDKLADHKVYFAREDNKGEQFKTLEQVIDHVQPTILMGLSTLGGVFTPEILRKMADWNKAPIIFPLSNPSSKSECDFEAAVKNTDGRCLFASGSPFPTMSFTNSAGETSTYYPGQGNNMYVFPGIGLGSILSKAVRVTDNMIYASGEALSKALTAEELERGLLYPDVTRIRQVSMVVTREVMRAAQNDGVDRETALRNMNDTELDAWIKARMYDPHTEVRALEREVGHLLSSLGTVSPPLSNGSPVDEKNAKL; this is encoded by the exons ATGGCTCGATTTCCTTCTCAACAGCAAAGCCGGCCGGTGCATGCCACCACGTTCATGAACCAACCTGCCCCGTCGCC TGACGCTGCCAACTATGACACTGCCAACCCTTCCTACATCCGCAAGTACCTGCGCACCTACGGCCTCACTCCTCCTCGCGCCGAGAGCTATGAGACCCAGAAGACACGATGCCTGGCCCAGCTGGGACTGAAGAACACCGAAATCGACAAGTTCCTCTACCTCAGCACTCTCCGCAAGAACAATGTGCACCTGTTCTACCGTCTGGTGACGGACCATCTCAGG GAGCTCACCCCTCTGATCTACACCCCGGTTGTCGGCGAGGCCTGCCAACGGTGGTCGGAGATCTACCAGCAGCCTGAAG GCATGTACCTCAGCTGGGAAGACAAGGGCAATCTAGCTGCAGTGATCGCCAATTGGCCTCAGTCGCATGTGGAGATCACATGTATCACCGATGGCTCCCGAATCCTCGGACTGGGAGACCTGGGCATCAACGGCATGGGCATTCCCATTGGCAAGCTGGCTCTGTACACGGCCTGTGCGGGTATTCGTCCCGAGGCCACCCTGCCTCTGACGCTGGATCTGGGTACTAGCAACAAGACCCTCCGGGAAGACCCGCTGTACATGGGCAGCCGCCGCGACAAGCTCCGtcccgaggaggagctggagttTATGGACGAGCTGATGGCTGCTCTCACCGAGCGCTGGCCGGG TATCGTCATCCAATTCGAGGATTTCAAGAACCCCTTCCCCGCGCTCGAGCGGTATCAGGGTCTGTACACCTGCTTCAACGATGACATCCAGGGCACTGGCGCCGTCATCCTGGGTGGTGTTATCAACGCTGTCAAGCGTTCTGGTCTCCCCTGCAAGGACCACCGCGCTGTGTTCCTGGGTGCCGGCAGTGCTGGCGTTGGTGTCGCCAAGCAGATCGTTGAATTCTTCATGCGTGAGGGCATgaccgaggatgaggccCGTAGCTGCTTCTATCTGGTCGACACCAAGGGTCTAGTGACCGCTGACCGCGGTGACAAGCTTGCCGACCACAAGGTGTACTTTGCCCGCGAGGACAACAAGGGCGAGCAGTTCAAGACCCTCGAGCAGGTCATTGACCATGTCCAGCCCACCATCCTGATGGGTCTGTCGACTCTGGGCGGTGTTTTCACTCCCGAGATCCTGCGCAAGATGGCCGACTGGAACAAGGCCCCGATCATCTTCCCTCTGTCCAACCCCTCGTCCAAGTCCGAGTGCGACTTTGAGGCTGCCGTCAAAAACACCGACGGCCGCTGCCTTTTCGCCTCTGGCTCGCCCTTCCCCACCATGTCCTTCACCAACTCCGCCGGCGAGACCTCTACCTACTATCCCGGCCAAGGCAACAACATGTACGTCTTCCCGGGTATCGGTCTGGGCAGCATCCTCTCCAAGGCCGTGCGCGTCACCGACAACATGATCTATGCCTCCGGCGAGGCCCTCTCCAAGGCCCTGACCGCCGAGGAGCTCGAGCGTGGTCTTCTGTACCCGGACGTCACCCGTATCCGCCAGGTTAGCATGGTCGTCACCCGCGAGGTGATGCGCGCCGCCCAGAATGATGGCGTCGACCGCGAGACCGCCCTGCGCAACATGAACGATACCGAATTGGACGCCTGGATCAAGGCCCGCATGTACGACCCGCACACTGAAGTCCGTGCCTTGGAGCGCGAGGTCGGCCACCTGCTCTCCAGCCTAGGCACGGTCTCCCCGCCGCTGAGCAACGGCTCCCCCGTTGACGAGAAGAATGCCAAGCTGTAA
- a CDS encoding uncharacterized protein (ID:PFLUO_009105-T1.cds;~source:funannotate), protein MSSPLADAVKLPCGLVFPNRLSKAAMAELMAKTNHPNPKLLDAYESWAEGGWGCILTGNVQVDVDHMGSPFDPALHSEYTGKDEALLSEWKKYADACQKHGTPAIVQICHPGRQSFRVAGRRGIFGSTLAPSAVPMNIGNGWLESIVAAITWSQPREMTRADIERVIRQFVDTARLAADAGFAGVELHGAHGYLLDQFLNAKTNIRSDEYGGTPAKRARFVLEILAEIRKVVPADFCVGIKLNSADHNSATFEDTMAQIKLLVEAGIDFMEVSGGSYEDTRMMGYTSQTTPQAPKSERTAAREAYFLEFAKGVRQRHPKLILMLTGGFRSRAGAEAALKDNACDLIGIARPAAVDPKWPMKLLDESIPDDKVQLQLNKAPVPFFARWLPLYLVGAGAESTYYADQIQRFARGLHD, encoded by the exons ATGTCTTCCCCACTAGCAGATGCCGTTAAGCTTCCTTGCGGACTAGTCTTCCCCAACCGCCTAAGCAAG GCCGCAATGGCCGAGCTCATGGCCAAAACTAACCACCCAAATCCCAAACTCCTAGACGCCTACGAGAGCTGGGCCGAAGGCGGCTGGGGCTGCATTCTGACAG GAAATGTCCAAGTTGACGTCGATCACATGGGCAGCCCATTCGATCCGGCCTTGCATTCTGAGTACACCGGCAAGGACGAGGCTCTGCTCTCAGAGTGGAAGAAGTACGCCGACGCGTGCCAGAAGCACGGAACGCCAGCTATCGTACAGATTTGCCACCCCGGCCGTCAGTCGTTTCGTGTTGCCGGTCGTCGTGGCATCTTTGGATCGACACTGGCTCCTAGTGCTGTCCCTATGAACATAGGCAATGGCTGGCTGGAGAGCATTGTTGCGGCCATCACCTGGTCACAGCCGCGGGAGATGACTCGCGCCGATATCGAGAGGGTTATTCGGCAGTTCGTCGATACCGCTAGACTGGCGGCCGATGCTGGGTTTGCGGGCGTGGAGTTGCATGGAGCTCACGGGTACTTACTTG ATCAATTCCTGAATGCCAAG ACCAATATCCGCAGTGATGAATACGGCGGCACGCCCGCGAAACGCGCTCGCTTCGTACTGGAAATTTTGGCCGAGATCCGCAAAGTCGTCCCCGCAGATTTTTGCGTGGGTATCAAACTCAACTCCGCTGATCACAACTCTGCCACCTTTGAAGACACCATGGCACAGATCAAACTGCTCGTTGAGGCGGGTATTGACTTCATGGAGGTCAGCGGCGGATCCTATGAGGATACTCGG ATGATGGGCTATACCTCTCAAACAACCCCTCAAGCACCCAAATCTGAACGCACTGCCGCTCGGGAAGCTTACTTCCTCGAATTTGCCAAGGGAGTGCGCCAGCGACACCCAAAGCTGATCCTTATGCTGACAGGCGGGTTCCGGAGTCGTGCTGGTGCCGAAGCTGCACTGAAAGACAATGCGTGTGATCTGATTGGAATTGCACGACCGGCTGCTGTGGACCCAAAGTGGCCGATGAAGCTTCTGGATGAGAGTATACCAGATGACAAAGTGCAGCTGCAACTGAACAAAGCGCCAGTACCTTTCTTTGCAAGGTGGCTGCCATTATATCTTGTGGGTGCTGGAGCTGAGAGT ACATATTATGCGGACCAGATCCAGCGGTTTGCTAGGGGGCTTC ATGATTAA
- a CDS encoding uncharacterized protein (ID:PFLUO_009106-T1.cds;~source:funannotate) — MYPLAHSPKSSRQSSPQVTGDNPRKRTRTACTRCKTRKQRCDNAYPTCSNCQKAGVTCDKSSVREENGQKNDDYTRALEERVAFLEQKLVRSEPSVAPGATPQGSQATPPSGLDNNPIGEIVGLLALSASEAPAYVGSSSGVSLAANLGEMVQASVWNQFISRAQVQNQSNAPGSAAPQNIPGPNAPQSGTGGNARIRDRPSLPSNIEPPSDEVGYKILETYLKRLHLRYPFLDRKELWRLHGERWRLAKTKREELSQSDRFAIFKLNLVYAIGATMIQISDKYAGTPPERFYADALQYVPTMCETRSVQNIEAMVLLVVYHLRTASSHGMWYMIGLAMRTAIDLGLHRKANEINMHPFTVQMRRRLFWTVYYLERVVCMSLGRPFSISDRHIDLDLPVDVDDDVQDPAVLTAPQDTTRKTTLTFAIYLFKLRRIDSRIQNKIYRADRSLPSLRSKMDPLYLELQEWKNEASLRFGENDLEYPMLHYNRAVRLLIQPFLPLLPISDPYYHICLRSAGEICQSHKRLHQTLEYGHSFLAVQTVFMAGITLLYALWTHTDEVWSVQMSNDIRACSTVLFVMSERASWVKKYRDAFELLVNASMEKLQGNETARNAGMAELMTAQRGWTNLNTAIPGMDSGEKFAPANPTGLAPDTAAGPGIGLDINDTDHAVRMALQLAPWIDQDESDPLWIPDFETLENVSGTLWSHADMIPFDAL; from the exons ATGTATCCGCTGGCGCATAGCCCGAAGTCGTCCAGACAGTCCAGTCCCCAAGTCACGGGCGACAACCCTCGCAAGCGGACACGGACGGCATGTACTCGCTGCAAAACGAGGAAGCAGAGA TGCGACAACGCATATCCGACGTGCTCGAATTGCCAGAAGGCAGGGGTCACGTGCGACAAGTCCAGCGTGCGAGAAGAGAATGGACAGAAAAATGATGA CTATACTCGAGCTCTCGAAGAGCGAGTTGCATTCTTGGAGCAAAAGCTTGTCCGGTCAGAACCATCCGTTGCTCCTGGTGCGACGCCTCAAGGCAGCCAAGCAACGCCTCCGTCAGGGCTTGACAACAATCCCATTGGCGAGATTGTGGGCCTTCTTGCACTGAGCGCCTCCGAAGCTCCTGCGTACGTGGGTTCGAGCTCCGGtgtctccctcgccgccaacTTGGGAGAGATGGTCCAGGCGAGCGTGTGGAATCAGTTCATTTCAAGAGCCCAAGTACAGAATCAATCAAATGCGCCTGGATCTGCGGCACCTCAAAATATACCAGGCCCCAACGCACCGCAGTCAGGTACCGGTGGCAACGCTCGAATTCGAGACCGACCTAGTCTGCCCTCTAACATAGAGCCTCCAAGTGATGAAGTTGGATACAAAATTCTCGAGACATATTTGAAACGGCTTCATTTACGCTACCCGTTCCTTGATCGGAAAGAACTGTGGCGTCTCCATGGGGAACGCTGGCGGTTGGCAAAAACTAAGCGCGAGGAGCTTTCGCAATCAGATCGATTTGCGATATTCAAGCTCAATCTAGTGTACGCTATTGGTGCGACGATGATTCAGATTAGCGACAAATATGCAGGAACACCTCCAGAG CGATTCTACGCGGATGCTCTACAATATGTACCAACCATGTGTGAAACACGTTCTGTCCAAAATATTGAAGCAATGGTACTTCTTGTCGTTTACCATCTGCGTACAGCATCAAGCCATGGAATGTGGTACATGATCGGACTTGCTATGCGCACCGCTATCGATCTCGGCCTTCACCGAAAGGCAAACGAGATCAATATGCACCCGTTCACGGTTCAGATGCGAAGGCGATTGTTTTGGACGGTGTACTACCTTGAACGGGTCGTATGCATGTCTCTAGGGCGCCCATTCAGTATCTCCGATCGCCACATagacctcgatcttcccgTGGATGTGGACGACGATGTACAAGATCCAGCAGTGCTGACGGCCCCCCAAGATACGACCAGGAAAACAACATTGACATTCGCCATCTACCTTTTCAAACTGCGTCGCATCGATTCCCGCATCCAAAACAAAATCTACCGAGCTGATAGATCCCTGCCTTCTCTGCGGTCCAAAATGGATCCACTGTACCTCGAACTACAGGAATGGAAAAACGAAGCTTCTCTACGATTTGGTGAAAACGATCTGGAATACCCGATGCTTCATTACAACCGAGCAGTGCGATTATTGATCCAGCCGTTTCTACCCCTTCTCCCCATCTCTGATCCATATTATCACATTTGTCTTCGTTCGGCAGGAGAAATATGCCAATCCCACAAACGTCTCCACCAAACCCTGGAATATGGCCACTCCTTCCTTGCTGTGCAAACTGTTTTTATGGCAGGGATTACTCTTCTGTATGCACTGTGGACCCATACGGACGAAGTTTGGTCCGTACAAATGAGCAATGATATCCGCGCTTGCTCAACAGTGTTATTCGTGATGAGTGAGCGCGCGTcatgggtgaagaagtaCCGTGACGCATTTGAACTACTCGTTAATGCCTCCATGGAGAAGTTGCAGGGCAACGAAACTGCCCGAAATGCAGGCATGGCGGAGCTTATGACAGCCCAGCGCGGATGGACCAATTTGAATACGGCTATACCGGGCATGGATAGCGGCGAGAAATTCGCCCCTGCTAACCCCACAGGCTTGGCACCTGATACCGCAGCGGGGCCTGGAATTGGCTTAGACATAAACGATACAGATCATGCAGTTAGGATGGCCCTGCAGCTTGCCCCTTGGATTGATCAGGATGAAAGTGATCCGCTGTGGATTCCAGATTTTGAGACTTTGGAGAATGTGTCCGGGACTCTTTGGAGTCATGCTGACATGATTCCTTTCGATGCTCTTTAA
- a CDS encoding uncharacterized protein (ID:PFLUO_009107-T1.cds;~source:funannotate): MNKQRAAEEALHDQTNILPFKQLIVVFTGLAISLLMTNIDQNGISVTLPTIARDLNAQDTISWAGTSSLIANTMFTVLYGRFSDIFGRKIVYLSALVVMCIADLLCGLSQTPAMFYVFRGLAGVATGGIQSLTMIIVSDVVTLEQRGKYQGILGAALGVGNVCGPFLAAGFTMNLTWRGFFWLISPLAALSAVQGQFLIPNNARKESFRKNVRRIDGWGILASSIGVIFVLIPVSGGGSYFRWDSPLVISLLTIGGCAMVAFVIIEWKVATLPMLPMVFFKNRVISALFLQSFLLGAAYQSLLYYLPLYYQNARGVSPIVSAAFTCPMVICQSIASITSGQYISRRKRYGEVIWVGFGLWTLGCGLMLLFKRDTHAVIVCVIVAITGLGIGFTFQPTLVALQAHCTKSQRAVVIADRNFFRCLGGACGLAISAAILQATLRSNLPTQFAYLTHSSYSLPDRSAVTEIEWEQILDAYAQASHSVFLFMFPVIALCFLACVLVRDHGLERPKDAQEIEEEKRKAAEAARDPEAGVIEPVAEPVSEEGLPSENDHVTDEVEKRHSMSSTLAESSMPPSQLEPVLTVDPHH; encoded by the exons ATGAATAAGCAACGGGCCGCTGAAGAGGCTCTGCACGACCAGACGAACATCCTCCCTTTCAAGCAGTTGATAGTCGTCTTCACGGGTCTAGCCATCTCATTGTTAATGACAAATATCGACCAGAATGGTATCAGTGTCACTCTCCCCACGATCGCACGCGACCTCAACGCCCAGGACACTATTTCCTGGGCAGGGACGTCGTCGCTAATCGCCAATACCATGTTCACCGTACTTTACGGCCGATTTTCCGACATCTTCGGCCGGAAGATTGTCTACCTTTCcgcgctggtggtgatgtgcATCGCCGATCTGCTTTGCGGCTTGTCCCAGACCCCGGCTATGTTCTATGTCTTTCGTGGTCTGGCCGGTGTGGCCACCGGTGGTATCCAGTCATTGACTATGATCATCGTCTCGGATGTAGTGACTCTAGAACAGCGAGGCAAGTACCAGGGAATTCTTGGTGCTGCGCTGGGAGTCGGAAACGTCTGCGGACCGTTCCTTGCTGCTGGGTTCACGATGAACTTGACCTGGCGCggcttcttctggttgatATCGCCCTTGGCTGCTCTTTCTGCTGTCCAGGGACAATTCTTGATTCCCAACAATGCCCGCAAGGAGAGCTTCAGGAAGAACGTGCGCCGCATTGATGGTTGGGGCATTCTTGCGTCCTCCATTGGCGTTATCTTCGTTCTGATCCCCGTCTCCGGAGGTGGCTCCTATTTCCGCTGGGACTCTCCGTTGGTCATCAGTTTGCTTACCATCGGTGGCTGCGCTATGGTTGCCTTTGTGATCATTGAGTGGAAAGTCGCGACGCTGCCGATGCTGCCAA TGGTTTTCTTCAAGAACAGAGTTATTTCCGCGCTCTTCCTGCAGAGCTTTCTTTTAGGCGCCGCATACCAGTCATTGCTGTACTATCTGCCCCTCTACTACCAAAATGCTCGTGGTGTTTCTCCAATCGTGTCTGCGGCCTTCACATGCCCCATGGTTATCTGTCAATCTATCGCTTCTATCACTTCTGGGCAGTACATCTCCCGTCGCAAGCGATATGGCGAGGTAATTTGGGTCGGGTTCGGCCTCTGGACCTT GGGCTGTGGCCTTATGCTTCTATTCAAACGTGATACTCATGCTGTAATTGTCTGtgtcatcgtcgccatcaccgGCTTGGGCATTGGATTTACCTTCCAGCCTACGCTGGTTGCCCTGCAAGCCCATTGCACAAAATCGCAACGCGCCGTCGTCATCGCGGACCGCAATTTCTTCCGTTGCCTGGGCGGTGCGTGCGGCctggccatctccgccgcaATCCTGCAGGCCACTTTGCGGTCCAATCTGCCCACGCAGTTCGCCTACCTGACTCACTCGTCGTACTCGCTCCCAGACCGCTCTGCTGTTACTGAGATCGAGTGGGAACAGATTCTCGATGCGTACGCCCAAGCTTCGCATTCGGTTTTCCTCTTCATGTTTCCTGTCATCGCGCTGTGTTTCCTTGCCTGCGTTTTGGTTCGAGATCACGGACTTGAAAGACCAAAGGATGCCCAAgagatcgaagaagagaagcgcaaggctgCTGAGGCGGCCAGGGATCCTGAGGCCGGTGTTATCGAGCCTGTTGCTGAACCTGTCTCGGAGGAGGGACTGCCTTCTGAGAACGATCATGTCACCGATGAAGTCGAGAAACGACATTCCATGTCGTCGACACTTGCCGAATCATCTATGCCGCCGTCTCAACTGGAGCCAGTTTTGACTGTTGATCCTCATCACTAG
- a CDS encoding uncharacterized protein (ID:PFLUO_009108-T1.cds;~source:funannotate), which produces MSNSHPEFDGNTSGTEVASAFANQIKGKNVVITGVGPDSLGEGLAVAIGSQSPSSLILASRTESKVQQVADKVRQLSKPTSVIAVVLDLASQRSIRAAASQIQGLVDRIDILINNAGVMVPDHHLTEDGIEMQFGTNYVGHFLFTNLLMPHLKIAASASTRGTTRIINVTSAGHRLSPIRFHDYNFEGKEIPPEERPPDGLPAMFDPVSNGYNGWLAYGQSKTANILFSLYLTRHLESAGIVSYSVHPGSIVTGLSRNLDEAGNETIMKTSAVWKNLDQGAATMLVAAFDPALSVVTDPAAVYLSDCQFAKTAPHAVDVNVAERLIKLSEELVGTKFQL; this is translated from the exons ATGTCTAACTCTCATCCAGAGTTCGATGGTAACACTTCAGGCACAGAAGTTGCGAGTGCCTTCGCCAATCAAatcaagggcaagaatg TGGTTATCACCGGTGTTGGTCCTGACAGCCTGGGAGAAGGCCTTGCTGTGGCAATAGGTAGTCAGAGCCCCTCTTCGTTGATTCTGGCATCACGTACAGAGTCCAAAGTCCAGCAGGTTGCCGATAAGGTCCGACAGCTCTCAAAACCAACATCCGTCATCGCAGTAGTCTTAGATCTCGCATCCCAAAGGTCGATCCGCGCCGCAGCATCCCAGATCCAAGGCCTGGTCGATCGAATCGACATACTGATTAACAATGCTGGTGTGATGGTCCCAGATCACCATCTCACTGAGGATGGAATCGAGATGCAATTTGGAACCAACTATGTTGGCCACTTTCTCTTCACAAACCTACTCATGCCACATCTAAAAATCGCAGCTAGCGCTTCAACCCGCGGCACTACGCGAATTATCAATGTCACAAGCGCCGGACACCGGCTGTCACCTATTAGGTTCCACGACTATAACTTCGAAGGGAAAGAGATCCCACCCGAAGAAAGACCACCTGATGGCTTACCAGCAATGTTTGATCCCGTGTCAAATGGGTATAACGGGTGGTTGGCCTACGGACAGTCCAAAACGgccaacatcctcttctcGCTATACCTCACGCGGCATCTAGAGTCGGCCGGCATAGTGTCGTATAGCGTCCATCCCGGCT CAATCGTCACGGGGCTGAGTCGGAACCTAGACGAGGCTGGCAATGAGACCATAATGAAGACCAGTGCGGTGTGGAAGAACTTGGATCAAGGGGCCGCAACTATGCTCGTGGCTGCGTTTGATCCGGCATTATCAG TTGTCACCGATCCGGCAGCTGTGTATCTCAGCGACTGCCAGTTTGCAAAAACGGCGCCTCATGCGGTAGACGTTAATGTGGCCGAAAGACTGATCAAGTTGagcgaggagctggttggaACAAAGTTTCAACTGTAA